From Pseudorca crassidens isolate mPseCra1 chromosome 15, mPseCra1.hap1, whole genome shotgun sequence, one genomic window encodes:
- the SEPTIN14 gene encoding septin-14 isoform X1 — translation MAEKPMRMSTQIPDDEDIQKEDNIRCLTTLGHFGFDCLPQQLVNKSVQQGFFFNILCVGETGIGKSTLIDTLFNTNLKDKKSSHFCPNVGLKIQTYELQESNIQLNLTVVETVGYGDQINKEGSYQLIGDYIDAQFESYLQEELKIKRSFVDYHDSRIHVCLYFISPTGHSLKPLDLLTMKNIDSKVNIIPLIAKADTISKNDLQKFKCKIMSELISNGIQIYQFPTDDEATMDVDTSMNEHLPFAVVGSTDEVKVGKRMVRGRQYPWGVLQVENENHCDFVKLRDVLFCTNMEDLKEQTHTWHYERYRCSKLQKMGFTDVDPDNQPVSFQEIYEAKRQDFLDQCQREEEKLKQKFVQRVKQKETAFKEAEKELQDKFEHLKRVQQEETMKLEEERRQLEEEIIDFYKMKAASGTLQTQECTSIRKDKDRKK, via the exons cAAAAAGAAGATAATATCCGTTGTTTAACTACGCTTggtcattttggttttgattgttTGCCTCAACAACTGGTGAACAAATCTGTTCAACAAgggttcttttttaatattctctgtgTGG GGGAAACTGGGATTGGAAAATCAACATTGATCGACACACTGTTCAATACTAACTTGAAAGACAAAAAATCCTCACATTTTTGCCCAAATGTTGGACTTAAAATTCAGACATATGAACTTCAGGAAAGCAATATTCAGTTGAACTTAACTGTTGTGGAAACAGTGGGGTATGGTGATCAAATAAACAAGGAAGGCAG CTACCAGCTAATAGGTGACTACATAGATGCTCAGTTTGAGTCCTATCTTCAAGAAGAATTGAAAATTAAGCGTTCCTTTGTTGACTACCATGATTCCCGTATCCACGTGTGCCTTTACTTCATTTCACCTACAGGACATTCTCTGAAACCCCTTGATCTATTAACCATGAAGAACATTGACAGTAAG GTGAACATTATACCACTGATTGCCAAAGCAGATACAATTTCTAAAAATGATTTACAGAAATTTAAGTGTAAGATAATGAGTGAATTGATTAGTAATGGCATCCAGATATACCAGTTCCCAACAGATGATGAAGCTACCATGGACGTGGACACCTCAATGAAT GAACACTTACCTTTTGCTGTAGTAGGAAGTACAGATGAAGTGAAAGTTGGAAAAAGAATGGTCAGAGGCCGTCAGTACCCTTGGGGAGTTTTACAAG TGGAAAATGAAAATCACTGTGACTTTGTTAAGCTCCGGGATGTGCTTTTTTGTACAAACATGGAAGACTTGAAAGAACAAACCCACACTTGGCACTATGAACGTTATAGGTGCAGCAAACTTCAGAAAATGGGATTTACTGATGTGGATCCAGACAACCAGCCAGTAAG ttttcaagAGATCTATGAAGCCAAAAGGCAGGATTTCTTGGATCAATgtcagagggaagaagaaaagttgAAACAGAAGTTTGTGCAGAGAGTAAAGCAGAAAGAAACAGCAtttaaagaagctgaaaaagag CTACAGGACAAGTTTGAGCATCTTAAGAGGGTCCAACAAGAGGAGACAATGAAACTTGAGGAGGAGAGAAGACAATtggaagaagaaataatagatttttataaaatgaaggctGCCTCTGGAACATTGCAGACTCAGGAGTGTACCAGTATAAGGAAGGACAAAGATCGTAAGAAATAA
- the SEPTIN14 gene encoding septin-14 isoform X2, which translates to MAEKPMRMSTQIPDDEDIQKEDNIRCLTTLGHFGFDCLPQQLVNKSVQQGFFFNILCVGETGIGKSTLIDTLFNTNLKDKKSSHFCPNVGLKIQTYELQESNIQLNLTVVETVGYGDQINKEGSYQLIGDYIDAQFESYLQEELKIKRSFVDYHDSRIHVCLYFISPTGHSLKPLDLLTMKNIDSKVNIIPLIAKADTISKNDLQKFKCKIMSELISNGIQIYQFPTDDEATMDVDTSMNEHLPFAVVGSTDEVKVGKRMVRGRQYPWGVLQVENENHCDFVKLRDVLFCTNMEDLKEQTHTWHYERYRCSKLQKMGFTDVDPDNQPVSFQEIYEAKRQDFLDQCQREEEKLKQKFVQRVKQKETAFKEAEKELQDKFEHLKRVQQEETMKLEEERRQLEEEIIDFYKMKAASGTLQTQECTSIRKDKDQHRLRTHRLSSHGSWAQPQQGMWDLPGPEHEPVSPASAGGFSTTAPPGKP; encoded by the exons cAAAAAGAAGATAATATCCGTTGTTTAACTACGCTTggtcattttggttttgattgttTGCCTCAACAACTGGTGAACAAATCTGTTCAACAAgggttcttttttaatattctctgtgTGG GGGAAACTGGGATTGGAAAATCAACATTGATCGACACACTGTTCAATACTAACTTGAAAGACAAAAAATCCTCACATTTTTGCCCAAATGTTGGACTTAAAATTCAGACATATGAACTTCAGGAAAGCAATATTCAGTTGAACTTAACTGTTGTGGAAACAGTGGGGTATGGTGATCAAATAAACAAGGAAGGCAG CTACCAGCTAATAGGTGACTACATAGATGCTCAGTTTGAGTCCTATCTTCAAGAAGAATTGAAAATTAAGCGTTCCTTTGTTGACTACCATGATTCCCGTATCCACGTGTGCCTTTACTTCATTTCACCTACAGGACATTCTCTGAAACCCCTTGATCTATTAACCATGAAGAACATTGACAGTAAG GTGAACATTATACCACTGATTGCCAAAGCAGATACAATTTCTAAAAATGATTTACAGAAATTTAAGTGTAAGATAATGAGTGAATTGATTAGTAATGGCATCCAGATATACCAGTTCCCAACAGATGATGAAGCTACCATGGACGTGGACACCTCAATGAAT GAACACTTACCTTTTGCTGTAGTAGGAAGTACAGATGAAGTGAAAGTTGGAAAAAGAATGGTCAGAGGCCGTCAGTACCCTTGGGGAGTTTTACAAG TGGAAAATGAAAATCACTGTGACTTTGTTAAGCTCCGGGATGTGCTTTTTTGTACAAACATGGAAGACTTGAAAGAACAAACCCACACTTGGCACTATGAACGTTATAGGTGCAGCAAACTTCAGAAAATGGGATTTACTGATGTGGATCCAGACAACCAGCCAGTAAG ttttcaagAGATCTATGAAGCCAAAAGGCAGGATTTCTTGGATCAATgtcagagggaagaagaaaagttgAAACAGAAGTTTGTGCAGAGAGTAAAGCAGAAAGAAACAGCAtttaaagaagctgaaaaagag CTACAGGACAAGTTTGAGCATCTTAAGAGGGTCCAACAAGAGGAGACAATGAAACTTGAGGAGGAGAGAAGACAATtggaagaagaaataatagatttttataaaatgaaggctGCCTCTGGAACATTGCAGACTCAGGAGTGTACCAGTATAAGGAAGGACAAAGATC agcacaggctccggacgcacaggctcagcagccatggctcatgggcccagccgcaacaaggcatgtgggatcttcccggaccggagcacgaacccgtgtcccctgcatcggcaggcggattctcaaccactgcgccaccagggaagccctaa